AGCGCATATTCGCCTCCCACCGGGGTCCGTAAGGTATTGTACTCGGCTTCACCTGTTGTATTGCCATTGCTTCCATATGATAAAACACCCTGCCGCTGGCGGATATTTATATTACTGGCTGATGCGAAAGTTGTATCAGCGGTAGCGCCCAGTGCTACCCTGCTGCCATTGCCCAGTATCAGTTCTGCTTTTCTGGTTCCGGGCAGTATCTCTTCCTGCCTGTGCTGCGGCTGTTTTACGGCCATTTGCTGCTGCGGATGCTTCCAGAGAAAAACAGATAATGTGCCTGCCACCAGTGCAGCCACCGTAGCGGCCACCGCATATACTTTCCTGCGCTGATGTTGCTGCCGGTGTACACCGGCTTTTTCCCTGAACCGTTCATATGCGGCGGTTACATTTACCGGTGGTGTGGTAATACCTGTCTGCTTCAGTTGTGTTGCTTTCGCAGCCAGCTCTTCTACCAGCTTACGATTCTCTGTATTGGCATCCATCCACTGCTCCAGCAATAAACGATCGGCTTCCGGCAACCTGTTTTCGAGGTATGCCGCAATCAAACCGGATATCTCCAGTGAATGCAACAATTTGTCCTTGATCATCCTGTTAATTTATTAGCCTGAAATGCCACGTTAATATAGAAACGACAAAATTTTCATTTCATCTCAGGGGTGGGCAATTTTTTTTTACTGATGCATACCAATGATCAGTAATAATGCTTCGAATGCGTGTACAGACAACAATTTACGTAGCAGGGCCAGGCCTCTCGACAGCTGGTTCCTGACGGTGCTGACCGGCATGCCGGTCATAGCGGCTATCTCCCCGGCTTTCATGCCTTCGTCGAAAGTCAGCCTGATAACTTTACCGTAGTGAACGGGTAATTGCTCGATGGCATGCGAAATTTCCCGGAGCACTTCCACGCGGATCATAGCGTGTAATACTTCTTCTTCGGGCGGCTCCGGATGCTGTTCCAGGTCGCGATAGCGTTTTTGCGCGCGTTTGGTTTTTCTGAAATGGTCCAGACAGCCATTGCGGACAGCGATATACAGAAATGCTTTAATGGACTGAAAGCTGCTAAAACGCGCTACGCGCTGCCAGAGCTTCAGGAATACATCTTCCACAATCTCTTCGGCTACGCAGGTATCTTCCACCATACTGCCGGCAAATGCAAGCAGGCCCGGGTAAAAATCGTGGAATACCATCCGGAACATACTTTCATCGCCCTCCTGTAGTGCCTCTATTGAGAACCCTCTTGGTGTATACATGACGAAAACTACTTCTAAGTAAGAGAACAGTTGTTAAGCTTCCAGCAGCTAGTGGCTAATAATTTTTTTTCAGGAAGACCAGGTGGTTTTAACAAAAATATAAAAATATTGTATTTCCGGGTTAGCAGTTTTTCTTTTTGAGAAATAAAAAAGGAGCTGCTCCTATAGGAACAGCCCCTTTGCATTCATCCTCTATCTAATCTATTTTATCTTAACATTAGCTGCTGTTGCGTCGTTTCTTATTTCTTCGCTGGCAGTAGACACCAGTACGTCGCCGGCATTCAGGTCGCCAAAGATTTCTGTTTTGCCGCTTTCGCTGCGACCGGCAGTCACCGGAATCCATTTGGTTTTCTTGTCTTCCACACGGATGACATATACTCCTTTGGTAGAGTTCAGTACCGCAGAAGCAGGCACTATGAAGTTGTTAGCGTTACCTACCAACGGAATAAGTACTTCCACTACCATTCCTGGTAACAGTGCCTTATCATTATTAGCTACATCGATTTCGATATGCTGGGAGCGCAGTTTGCGGTCTAATGCGCCTGCAAGGCGGATCACTTTACCTTTGAACTGCTTATCGGCGAGTGCTTTTACTTTGAAGCTTACTTCGCTCTGATTATTCAGATAACTGGTATATGCCTCCGGAATACTTACCACCAGTCTCAGTTTCTTCTGTTCCTGCAGTGTGAAGATAGGCAGTTCCGAGCCCTTGCCCGATGGGCCTACATAAGCGCCTGCACTTACATTACGTGCAGTGATGATACCGCTGAACGGCGCCCTGATCTCCAGGTAGTTACGGTTATCACTCACCTCGCGGTGTGCTGCTTTTGCTGCATCCAGCTGGGCCAGGTCCGATTTCTGGCGGGCGTAAGCCACGTCCAGATCGTTCTGGGAAACCGTTCCGGGTGTTTTGCTCGTTTCCAGCAGGCGGTCGTAGGTAGCTTTGCTGGATAAATAAATCGCTTCCTGCGATTTGAGCTTAGACTCCGCGCCTGAAAGCTGGGAGTTGATCTCCGGCGCTTCCATCGTAGCCAGCAACTGGCCTGCGTTCACTTCACTACCTACATCTACATTGAGTTTCTTAACAAAGCTGTTTACTTTGGCATAGAGGTCTACCTGCTGAAAAGCCACCAGTTCACCAGGTATTTGTATAGAAGATGAAAGCACGCCTTTCTCCAGGGTAAATGCCTGCAACGCAGGGGGCGCTTCTGATGCGGAAGCGGATTTTTCCTCTTTTGCACCGGCGGCTCCGGAGCAGCTATACAGCCCCACGGCCATCACCACGGCTGAAATAAAAGGAAAGGTTGTTCTAATACCGCTGTTCATAAAATATATTTTAATAGAATTAGAGGATTGTTCTGTTTTATTTTTCAGTCGGGATAAAGTGAATACTTTCTTCATCCCGTGGATGCAATGATACGCTCTGCGTAGACGCTTTACCCTGCCCCCATGCAAATACCAGTGGCAAGATAAACAATGCGGCAAAAGTAGAAGCAATCAGTCCGCCTATCACAGCTCTTCCCAAAGGTGACGACTGATCACCGGCTTCACCCATGCCACTTGCCATCGGGATCATACCTACCACCATCGCCATGGCCGTCATCACGATCGGACGCAAACGCAGCGCTGCCGCTTCTGTGGCCGCTACGAGGGCATTCCCATTATGCTTCCTCAGCTGCTCCGCATTAGTGATCAGTAGCACCGCATTGGAAATGGATACACCCACGGACATGATCATCCCCATGTAGGATTGCAGGTTCAGGGTAGACCGGCACATCATCAGCAATGCCAGGGAACCCAGCAATACAGCCGGTACGGTAGCCAGTACGATGGCCGATACTTTGAACGACTGGAAGTTAGCTGCCAGCATCAGGAAGATCACCACAATGGCAACGATCAACCCGCTCTGCAGACTATCCAGTGTATCATTCAGCGTATTACTCAACCCAATCATTTCTACGTTAAGCCCACGGGGCAGTTCACCCAGGTGTTTGATGGCCTGCTGCACACCGGCGGAAGCCTTACCCAGATCCGTGTTGTTCAGGTTAGCCGTAACCGTTAGTGTTGGCATGGCGCCCAGGTTGTCTACTTCACCATAAGTAGTATCTGAAGTCAGTGTGGCCACATCACTCAGCAACGGACGTGGTGAATTCTTTAACAACGGAATTTCACCCATCTCTTCTTTACTGTTCATCCTGCTTTCCGGTACCTGCACCTGCACACTATAGCTCAGATTGGCTTTCTCATCCACCCAGATATTCTTATCAGTATACCTCGATGAGGAAGTGGCTGCGGTTAAGGATCTTGATATATCACCTACATCCACACCCAGCTGTGAAGCCCTTACACGGTCGATGTCTACTTTAATGGCCGGATATTTAGTAGACTGCCCTATCTGCACATCACGGAGATAAGAAACATTCTTCAGTTCATCCACCAGCCGCTGTGCATATTTCTCACCCAGCTTTCTGTCGCGCCCTGAAAACCTTACCTCGATCGGTGTCGGCGAGCCCTGGCTCAGGATCTTATCCGTCAGTTCTATCGGCTCAAAGGAGAGCGCCATCTGCGGATCAATGGTTTTAGCTTTCTCCCTGATCTTATCTTTCAGCTGCTCCAGGTTTACATGGTAGTCTTCTTTCAATGCCACCTGTACCACTGCTTCATGCGGCCCCGCCATCCACAGGAAGATAGGAGCCGTGGAAAACAGCGCCGGGTGTTGACCGATGTAAGCAGAAGTGATGGAAATATTCTCCTTCCCTACTATATCATTGATGCCATTCAGCAGTTTGATCGTTTGTTCTTCGGTGCGCTCTGCACGTGTACCATCCGGTACCCGCATCCTTACCTGGAACTGTTTACCATTTACTTTAGGCAATACATCGCGGCCGATGCTGGAAAGCAGTAATACCACCAACGCACATACTGCCAGCAGGTAAGTAGCCACAATCGGCTTGCGGTAAGGCATCATCCGGCCAATGAAGCGCAGGTAGCGGTTCCGCAGCCGCTCGAAGCGACTGATCTTTCCGTCGCGGTTACTGTCTTCATGCTCCACCAGCATTTTCTTCTGATCCCAGGTATCTTTCTCTCCGCTCAGGCCTGCAGCCGCAAATTCCTCTGCATCAGTCATCTGTGTACCATCTGCTTTCCTGTGATGTTTTCCCTTCATGATCCAGTTGGCCATAATGGGCACAAATGTTTGTGCCAGGAAGTAGGAAACAACCATAGAGAACCCAATGGCCAGTGCCAGCGGCAGGAACAGTGATCCGGGGATACCGCCCATGGTAAATGCCGGAGCAAATACTGCGAGGATACAGAACAGGATCAGCAATTTCGGGAATGCGATCTCCTGACAGGCATCCCAGATAGCCAGGGCTTTGGGTTTGCCCATATCCAGGTGTTGGTGTATATTTTCTATCGTCACCGTACTTTCATCCACGAGGATACCGATGGCCAGCGCCAATCCGCTCAGGGTCATGATATTGATCGTTTGCCCGAAAAGGCTGAGGAAAAGTACTGCCGATATAATAGAAGTCGGAATGGTGAGGATAACGATCAGTGCCCCTCTTGGGTCGCCCAGGAACAACAATACCATCAAACCGGTGAGCACGGCGCCGATAGTGCCTTCGGAAAGGAGGCTCTTCACGGCATTGATCACGTAGGTCGACTGGTCGAACTCATAACTCAGCTTCACATCTTCGGGGAGTTGGGCCTGCATTTTGGGCAGCGATTTTTTCAGGCGCTGCACCACTTCCCAGGTAGAGGCATCCGCACTTTTAGCGATGCTCAGGTATACAGAGCGACGGCCGTTTACCAGGGCATAACCGGCGGTAACATCGGCACCATCTTCCACGGTGGCTACATCACGCAGGTAGAGGTTCTCTACACCGCCTTTGAACAGCGGGATGTTTTCAAAATCCTTTACCGTTTTGATGGTCGTGTTAGCAGGGGTGATATAGTTATGGTCGCCTATACGCACGTTACCGGAGGGAGATGTCTGGTTGTTTACACGCAATGCTTCCACCAGCTGATCCGGCGTCATATTATGCTGCCGGAGCAGTTCCGGATCGGCCTTGATCACTACGGTACGTATATTTCCACCGAAGGGAGTAGAACCAATCAACCCGGGAATAGAAGTAAAGGACGAGCGTACGTAAACGTTCGCCAGATCCAGCAGTTCGTTATTGCTTCGCTTGTCGCTTCGCAGTACGAGCTGCCCTACGGGCAAGGTCGACGCATCGAAGCGGACAATAAAAGGCGGGTTGGATCCAGGCGGGAAAATAGCCTGGATCCTGTTGGCGAAGGCGCTTACCTCCGCAGCTGCCTGGGCCATGTTGGTGCCGGGATAGAAATTGATCTTCATCAGCATCAGGCCCTGAATATTCTTCGTTTCTATACTCTTGACCCCATTTACGAACAGGAATATATTGATGTATTGTTTAGCGAAAAATGCTTCCATTTGTGTCGGTGTATAACCACCGAAAGGATGGGATACATAGATCACCGGCATATCCAGCTTGGGGAAGATGTCGACCTTAATCGTATTCACCGCCTTAATCCCAAAGAAGAACAGTCCGGCAACGAGCACCAGGATAGTAATAGGTTTTTTTAATGCAAAACTGATTAAGTTCATGGTTCTGTAATGTTTCTAAATAACGCCATAAGCGGCATCCGTTTAACGATCGTCTAATTCTGAAATATGCTGAAGTCGCCTTCCGCTGCGGCTTTTAACAACAGGGCCTGCCAAACATTGCTATAAGCGATATCCCTGTCGGTTTCCGCCCTGATCAGTGCGTACAGCGCCTGTGTAACATCTACCAGGTTGGTGAGGCCGTTTTTATATAGTACCGATTTCTGAAGATATGCATCCGACGCGGCTTTCACCTGCACCGGTACTTCGCGGTAGTTATCCAATGCATTTTTGATCTTCGTATCAGAGAGGCTCAGCTGAGCGCGAATCTGCTGATCAGCGAGGTTATACTCATCCTGCAATCCCTGGCTGATAAGGCGTTGCGACCGCACCTGCCGCGAGATCCTGAAGGGCTGGGTGATGTTCCAGGTTACCCCTACTCCAATCAGGTAGTTGGTACGTGTTGGTTTGATGCCATCCCAGTAACTATGCGTATAGTCATTCAGGTTAGTCGTGTAACCACTGTTGAAACCGGAGCCCCGTGTTTGCAGCACACCCACCAGCGTAAATGCCGGGAAATAAAAGGTTTTAGCATACTTTGCCTGTTCTTCGCTGTAAGCGATACGGCTTTTGTACCACTGCAGCACCGGGTGATTATCAGGAGAAAAGTTTACATCGGGTATCGCCGGGATACGATCTACATAAGAGGTATCCAGGGTGAAGTCTTGCGGTGCAATGCCCAGCAGCTGGGCCAGCTCATTGCTTTGCGCCTGTTCAAAATCCCTCGCGTTGGTGAGGGCGATCCTGGCGCTGGAGTACTCGGCATTGGCTTGTGAGGAGTCCACTCCGGCGATGAGACCATTCAATACCCGGGTGCGTACTACTTTCCGGATAGTATCGGCACGCTCCAGGTTTTTCTGGTAAGAGTGCGTTAGTTGCTGCGCTGCTACCAGGTTCAAATAAGTGGCCGCCACTTTTATCTTGTGTCTGAAAATTTCCTGTTGCCAGTCTTTATCGTTCTGAGCGGCGGCCGCTAATGCAGTTTTCACTTTTTCCTTTGCTCTTCCGAAAGCAAAGAAGTCCCAGTTAATATTAGTAAGGTATAATGCGCCGAAAGCGGCATTCCAGTTTTGACGATCGAGTGCAGCACCGGAGGATGCCGTGCTTAAACCTCCGAATCCGTACAGCGGTCCGTTTTGCCCGTTGATGGTTCCGTAGTCCTGTTGTGCAGCAATATTGAAGTTGGGCAGATAGTCGCGGCGGGCCTGCGATACCAGCTCATTTGCGGCCGCCTTGTAATGGGCTTTTGCCCTGATAGTACCGTAGTTGGCCACTGCGGTATCAATGGCTTGTTTAAGGGTAAATACCTGTTGCGCAAAGAGGTTGCCCGCTGAAAACAGCGTCGCAACCAACAACAGGGAATGTTTCTTACTCCACATGAATAGATAGATTTTTTACGGTTGAAATGATCCTGATGAATCATTCAACAGCAAAATGACTCTATCATTTTGAAGCAAACTTGAAGGAAGTGGAGATAAGGGAATTTTTACGGGAGATGTTAACCTACAGGGTATCGGACTCCGCTACCATCGCTGCCTGGCGGTCATTTACCGCTTGTGTATCTTTTTTGTAAAAACTAATTTGCAGATGATGCCAGCCGCCAGTATAGGTATATTCTATATCATACCCGTTCACTTCACAGATCTGTTTTACGATCGCCAGGCCCAGACCTATACTATCGGCGCTCTGGTTACTTTTCCTGAAGCGATGGAACAACTCGCACGTAGGCACCTGTGGCGGCAACCCGGTGTTGCTGATCCTGAATTCTTTTGAAGTGAGCAATACCCTGATCTGGCCACCTTCGTGGTTGTGCCGGATAGCATTGCTCATCAGGTTACTGATCAGCATTTCCGCCAGCGCCGGATGAATGCTGAGCGGAATATTCTTATCCAGATTAGTACTGAGCTTGATTTCCCGCATCGCAATCCAGTCTTCATAAGTGGCAATCACATCCTTGGTAACCCGGCAAAATTTGATGCTTTCAGTTGCCTTGAATTCCTGGTTTTCCAGTTTGGTGAGCAGGATCAGCGAACGGTTGATATGTGATAATTTCTCAATAGCGTTTTGCATATCGCCGATGAGGGCTGCCTGCACGCCATCAATATTGGTTTCCGACAACAACTCTATTTTACTGCGGATCACCGCCAGCGGAGTTTGCAGTTCATGAGAAGCATTTTCACTGAATTCCTTGACGGCTGCATAATCTTCCATGGCTTTATCGGTCATCTTGGTGAGGAACCTGTTCAGCTCCTTGAATTCTGTAGTACTGGTTTCCGGGAGCTTCAGCGGTTCTTTCTGTTTCAGGTCGAAGTTGTAGAGCGCTTTCCTGATGCAGTGAAGCGGATAGAAAATCTTCTTCGATAATAACCTCGCCGTCACTGCTACTGCCAGTACCATGAGCAACATCTTCCATACCACGGCGCTTAGCATTCCCCTGAAAATGCCGTCTGACTTAATCACATAATTATAGGAAGATATCTTATATACCTGCGCGTTTATTTCATACCAGGAGCTAACGGTGATGCGGCACTCTTTTTCGTCGAGGTCTTCTGCCACGTGGTTATTAGTGACAGCAGTAACTTTTTCGGCGGGCATAGGTCCCGGTACCTGGCTGATCTCAATCGGCCTGCCATGGGTGTAGCGGTCGGGCTGCTCTCCTGCCTTCAGCTGGGCTGCCACCCGGTCGTTCACGGCAGTCATCCTTGCTATCTCGGCTTCGTCCAGATGCTTTTTTATATTGTTACGGGAGATGAGCATAGTGACCGGAGTGATCAGAAATACAATCCCCATAAACCATAGTGTGACCTTATTGAGTAGTTTCATGTCTTGAAGTATTAAACTTATAGCCTAAGCCATACACCGTTTCTATATAATCAACCCCATCTGCTGCACTGATCTTCTTCCTCAGGTTTTTTACATGCTGGTAAACGAAGTCAAAATTAGCCAGGTTATCGGTATAATCCCCCCAGAGGTGGGCAGCGATCGACTGCCTTGAAAGTACACGGTTCTTATTAACCACAAAGTACAACAACAGATCGAATTCCTTACGGGTTACATCCAGTACCACATGATTCACAGTGGCCTCTACCGTATCAGTATTAAGTTCAATTTCATTAAACACCACTAAGTTATTGCCTTCCAGCTTTTTACGTCTGTAAACAGCTCTCAGGCGGGCATGCAGTTCGGGCAAATGGAAGGGCTTGGTAACATAATCGTCTGCTCCTCCTTCCAGTCCATTCACTTTGTCGTCCAGCGCATCTTTCGCAGAAATGATGAGGATACCACTGGTGATGTTCTCTTTCCGGATGAATTTCAGCAATTCCAGTCCGTTCCCGTCAGGCAGCATAATGTCGAGCAGAATGCAGTCGTACGTAAACAGGGAAAGCTTTTCCCTGGCCGTTTCAAAATTATACGCCAGTTCGCAGATATACTTCTCACCATTCAGGTAATCGGATATACCGCTGGCCAGCTCCTTATTATCTTCTACTATCAATACTTTCATAAAAACATACCTGCATGCAAAGTGCCCTGTAAATTTATAGAAAATTTGAAGTTCAGGGCTTTTCGGCGTCCGGAAGCCATGAATCCCTCCCAAAACGATGAATTTACCCCCTCTTTTTAACGATTTATCCCCCCGGGTCAGCGGAAGCCGACGTTTATCTTGCGGTTAAGATCCAGGTATTCTGTGTTAAGATACAATTACAAATATTGGA
The genomic region above belongs to Chitinophaga sp. 180180018-3 and contains:
- a CDS encoding FecR domain-containing protein codes for the protein MIKDKLLHSLEISGLIAAYLENRLPEADRLLLEQWMDANTENRKLVEELAAKATQLKQTGITTPPVNVTAAYERFREKAGVHRQQHQRRKVYAVAATVAALVAGTLSVFLWKHPQQQMAVKQPQHRQEEILPGTRKAELILGNGSRVALGATADTTFASASNINIRQRQGVLSYGSNGNTTGEAEYNTLRTPVGGEYALTLSDGTRVRLNAASSVYFPAVFTGKQRVVEISGEAWLEVSQRAGQPFIVKVRGEEIQVLGTSFNVKAYPEETAWETTLVTGAVKVGKGDNAILLKPGRMATVSDGHMKESAADLEAVTAWRNGNFVFHHASFGEIFTVLARWYNIKVMYDAGMQPNSNYFTGTVERNIPVGELLKMMEMTGLAKFHVEGNVITVLPYK
- a CDS encoding sigma-70 family RNA polymerase sigma factor, which gives rise to MYTPRGFSIEALQEGDESMFRMVFHDFYPGLLAFAGSMVEDTCVAEEIVEDVFLKLWQRVARFSSFQSIKAFLYIAVRNGCLDHFRKTKRAQKRYRDLEQHPEPPEEEVLHAMIRVEVLREISHAIEQLPVHYGKVIRLTFDEGMKAGEIAAMTGMPVSTVRNQLSRGLALLRKLLSVHAFEALLLIIGMHQ
- a CDS encoding efflux RND transporter periplasmic adaptor subunit; the encoded protein is MNSGIRTTFPFISAVVMAVGLYSCSGAAGAKEEKSASASEAPPALQAFTLEKGVLSSSIQIPGELVAFQQVDLYAKVNSFVKKLNVDVGSEVNAGQLLATMEAPEINSQLSGAESKLKSQEAIYLSSKATYDRLLETSKTPGTVSQNDLDVAYARQKSDLAQLDAAKAAHREVSDNRNYLEIRAPFSGIITARNVSAGAYVGPSGKGSELPIFTLQEQKKLRLVVSIPEAYTSYLNNQSEVSFKVKALADKQFKGKVIRLAGALDRKLRSQHIEIDVANNDKALLPGMVVEVLIPLVGNANNFIVPASAVLNSTKGVYVIRVEDKKTKWIPVTAGRSESGKTEIFGDLNAGDVLVSTASEEIRNDATAANVKIK
- a CDS encoding efflux RND transporter permease subunit, with the protein product MNLISFALKKPITILVLVAGLFFFGIKAVNTIKVDIFPKLDMPVIYVSHPFGGYTPTQMEAFFAKQYINIFLFVNGVKSIETKNIQGLMLMKINFYPGTNMAQAAAEVSAFANRIQAIFPPGSNPPFIVRFDASTLPVGQLVLRSDKRSNNELLDLANVYVRSSFTSIPGLIGSTPFGGNIRTVVIKADPELLRQHNMTPDQLVEALRVNNQTSPSGNVRIGDHNYITPANTTIKTVKDFENIPLFKGGVENLYLRDVATVEDGADVTAGYALVNGRRSVYLSIAKSADASTWEVVQRLKKSLPKMQAQLPEDVKLSYEFDQSTYVINAVKSLLSEGTIGAVLTGLMVLLFLGDPRGALIVILTIPTSIISAVLFLSLFGQTINIMTLSGLALAIGILVDESTVTIENIHQHLDMGKPKALAIWDACQEIAFPKLLILFCILAVFAPAFTMGGIPGSLFLPLALAIGFSMVVSYFLAQTFVPIMANWIMKGKHHRKADGTQMTDAEEFAAAGLSGEKDTWDQKKMLVEHEDSNRDGKISRFERLRNRYLRFIGRMMPYRKPIVATYLLAVCALVVLLLSSIGRDVLPKVNGKQFQVRMRVPDGTRAERTEEQTIKLLNGINDIVGKENISITSAYIGQHPALFSTAPIFLWMAGPHEAVVQVALKEDYHVNLEQLKDKIREKAKTIDPQMALSFEPIELTDKILSQGSPTPIEVRFSGRDRKLGEKYAQRLVDELKNVSYLRDVQIGQSTKYPAIKVDIDRVRASQLGVDVGDISRSLTAATSSSRYTDKNIWVDEKANLSYSVQVQVPESRMNSKEEMGEIPLLKNSPRPLLSDVATLTSDTTYGEVDNLGAMPTLTVTANLNNTDLGKASAGVQQAIKHLGELPRGLNVEMIGLSNTLNDTLDSLQSGLIVAIVVIFLMLAANFQSFKVSAIVLATVPAVLLGSLALLMMCRSTLNLQSYMGMIMSVGVSISNAVLLITNAEQLRKHNGNALVAATEAAALRLRPIVMTAMAMVVGMIPMASGMGEAGDQSSPLGRAVIGGLIASTFAALFILPLVFAWGQGKASTQSVSLHPRDEESIHFIPTEK
- a CDS encoding TolC family protein, coding for MWSKKHSLLLVATLFSAGNLFAQQVFTLKQAIDTAVANYGTIRAKAHYKAAANELVSQARRDYLPNFNIAAQQDYGTINGQNGPLYGFGGLSTASSGAALDRQNWNAAFGALYLTNINWDFFAFGRAKEKVKTALAAAAQNDKDWQQEIFRHKIKVAATYLNLVAAQQLTHSYQKNLERADTIRKVVRTRVLNGLIAGVDSSQANAEYSSARIALTNARDFEQAQSNELAQLLGIAPQDFTLDTSYVDRIPAIPDVNFSPDNHPVLQWYKSRIAYSEEQAKYAKTFYFPAFTLVGVLQTRGSGFNSGYTTNLNDYTHSYWDGIKPTRTNYLIGVGVTWNITQPFRISRQVRSQRLISQGLQDEYNLADQQIRAQLSLSDTKIKNALDNYREVPVQVKAASDAYLQKSVLYKNGLTNLVDVTQALYALIRAETDRDIAYSNVWQALLLKAAAEGDFSIFQN
- a CDS encoding HAMP domain-containing sensor histidine kinase; translation: MKLLNKVTLWFMGIVFLITPVTMLISRNNIKKHLDEAEIARMTAVNDRVAAQLKAGEQPDRYTHGRPIEISQVPGPMPAEKVTAVTNNHVAEDLDEKECRITVSSWYEINAQVYKISSYNYVIKSDGIFRGMLSAVVWKMLLMVLAVAVTARLLSKKIFYPLHCIRKALYNFDLKQKEPLKLPETSTTEFKELNRFLTKMTDKAMEDYAAVKEFSENASHELQTPLAVIRSKIELLSETNIDGVQAALIGDMQNAIEKLSHINRSLILLTKLENQEFKATESIKFCRVTKDVIATYEDWIAMREIKLSTNLDKNIPLSIHPALAEMLISNLMSNAIRHNHEGGQIRVLLTSKEFRISNTGLPPQVPTCELFHRFRKSNQSADSIGLGLAIVKQICEVNGYDIEYTYTGGWHHLQISFYKKDTQAVNDRQAAMVAESDTL
- a CDS encoding response regulator transcription factor; protein product: MKVLIVEDNKELASGISDYLNGEKYICELAYNFETAREKLSLFTYDCILLDIMLPDGNGLELLKFIRKENITSGILIISAKDALDDKVNGLEGGADDYVTKPFHLPELHARLRAVYRRKKLEGNNLVVFNEIELNTDTVEATVNHVVLDVTRKEFDLLLYFVVNKNRVLSRQSIAAHLWGDYTDNLANFDFVYQHVKNLRKKISAADGVDYIETVYGLGYKFNTSRHETTQ